A single genomic interval of Pseudomonas sp. FeN3W harbors:
- a CDS encoding 50S ribosome-binding protein YggL: MESKAVDDFLEAFISEAMEANELGYIGGEDYGFVCLGRRGSVSEEQRAKVDAWLKGRSELAEYNVSPLMDVWYPENPIRTEK; this comes from the coding sequence ATCGAAAGCAAGGCTGTGGACGACTTCCTCGAGGCGTTTATCAGCGAAGCGATGGAAGCCAATGAACTCGGCTATATCGGTGGCGAAGACTACGGTTTTGTCTGCCTTGGCCGTCGTGGTTCGGTCAGCGAAGAGCAGCGTGCGAAAGTCGACGCCTGGCTGAAAGGCCGCAGCGAGCTGGCTGAGTACAATGTCAGCCCACTGATGGATGTGTGGTATCCGGAAAACCCGATCAGGACTGAGAAGTAG
- a CDS encoding FUSC family protein yields MKRLLRQSIHWHPGRPAWGAAMVAGFGCALPLLLGLFSGHPGFLWATVGAFQAAKANPLHRFGMLRMLLLIALGAGSAGLGFWSATHPLISLGLFAFYGLLLAWLQRYGSEAGKLGIGLAICLCLGQGQHGIGDFNNPYAIAFLFALGGLWVTLLAFGLRGMHGLRMWPYMPRLMSILRVLRRHARRTPIRQWRVHALTYILAGALGGVIVNMAELPRGYWLTLAVFTTLQMDLERSLVRALQASLGILAAATILIYIGHGLADPPLMVMILLPLIVLGRAFQANHYGLFVLQTTLLFLLLAETLAQDWNLPQIRLINAAIGVAVALLIATLMHVLQMLLTRRSRRKARRAASQGSDEETTSQS; encoded by the coding sequence ATGAAGCGTCTGTTGCGGCAAAGCATCCACTGGCACCCTGGGCGCCCCGCCTGGGGCGCGGCCATGGTGGCCGGCTTTGGTTGCGCCTTGCCGTTGCTACTGGGGCTGTTCAGCGGTCATCCCGGTTTCCTCTGGGCAACGGTCGGCGCCTTTCAGGCCGCCAAAGCCAATCCGCTTCATCGCTTTGGCATGCTGCGCATGCTGCTGCTCATTGCACTGGGCGCCGGGAGTGCCGGACTGGGCTTCTGGTCGGCGACACATCCTCTGATCAGTCTCGGCCTGTTCGCTTTCTACGGCCTACTGCTGGCCTGGTTGCAGCGCTACGGCAGCGAAGCGGGAAAGCTCGGTATCGGTTTGGCAATCTGCCTATGCCTAGGCCAAGGACAGCACGGCATCGGCGACTTCAACAACCCGTACGCGATAGCCTTTCTTTTCGCGCTCGGCGGACTTTGGGTGACCTTGCTCGCCTTCGGTCTGCGAGGGATGCATGGGCTGCGCATGTGGCCATACATGCCGCGACTGATGAGCATCTTGCGAGTGCTGCGCAGGCATGCCCGCCGAACGCCGATCCGGCAATGGCGCGTGCACGCCCTGACCTACATCCTGGCCGGAGCATTGGGCGGGGTGATCGTGAATATGGCTGAACTGCCCAGAGGCTACTGGCTGACGCTGGCGGTGTTCACCACGCTGCAGATGGATCTGGAGCGGAGTCTGGTGCGGGCGCTACAGGCCAGCCTTGGAATATTGGCGGCCGCGACCATACTGATCTACATCGGCCACGGCCTGGCTGACCCGCCTCTGATGGTGATGATCCTGCTGCCGCTTATCGTGCTGGGCAGAGCGTTTCAGGCGAATCACTACGGGCTCTTCGTCCTGCAGACCACGCTGCTGTTCCTCTTGCTGGCAGAGACGCTGGCCCAGGACTGGAACCTGCCGCAGATACGCCTTATCAATGCAGCCATCGGTGTAGCTGTGGCGCTGCTTATCGCAACGCTGATGCATGTGTTGCAGATGCTGCTGACCAGGCGCTCGCGTAGAAAGGCCCGGCGGGCAGCATCGCAAGGATCAGACGAAGAGACTACTTCTCAGTCCTGA
- a CDS encoding deoxyguanosinetriphosphate triphosphohydrolase produces MDWHTLLTRERLGKSAHSSDELGRSPFHKDHDRIIFSGAFRRLGRKTQVHPVSSNDHIHTRLTHSLEVSCVGRSLGMRVGEVLRDDLPEWCSPADLGMIVQSACLAHDIGNPPFGHSGEDAIRCWFQQAAGRGWLDDMSDTQRADFLNFEGNAQGFRVLTQLEYHQFDGGTRLTYATLGTYLKYPWTSRHAEALGYKKHKFGCYQNEQPLLEQIAQKLNLPNVAEQRWARHPLVYLMEAADDICYGLIDLEDGLEMELLEYSEVEALLLDLVGDDIPETYRQLGPRDSRRRKLAILRGKAIEHLTNAAAGAFVEQQNNLLRGELHGDLVEHMHGPAKECVLQAKAMARQKIFQDKRKTLHEIGAYTTLEILLNAFCGAALEQHRGGTPSFKNQRILDLLGRSAPSPELPLYQSFLRMIDFIAGMTDSYATEMAGEMTGRSSPV; encoded by the coding sequence TTGGACTGGCACACACTGCTTACCCGCGAACGACTCGGCAAATCCGCCCACAGCAGCGATGAATTGGGCCGCAGCCCTTTTCACAAGGATCATGACCGCATCATTTTTTCCGGTGCCTTTCGCCGGCTTGGGCGCAAGACTCAGGTTCATCCGGTATCCAGCAACGATCACATCCATACCCGCCTCACCCACTCGCTCGAGGTGAGTTGTGTTGGCCGCTCGCTCGGCATGCGTGTCGGTGAAGTATTGCGCGATGACCTGCCCGAATGGTGCAGCCCGGCCGACCTCGGCATGATCGTCCAGTCTGCCTGTCTGGCCCACGACATCGGCAACCCACCCTTCGGCCATTCCGGCGAGGACGCCATTCGCTGCTGGTTCCAGCAGGCCGCAGGGCGCGGATGGCTCGACGACATGAGCGATACGCAACGCGCGGACTTTCTCAACTTCGAAGGCAACGCACAGGGATTTCGAGTGCTTACGCAACTCGAATACCACCAGTTCGACGGCGGAACACGACTGACCTACGCCACCCTCGGCACCTATCTCAAGTACCCCTGGACTTCCCGTCATGCCGAGGCACTGGGGTACAAGAAGCACAAGTTCGGGTGCTATCAGAATGAACAGCCGTTGCTCGAGCAGATTGCACAGAAGCTGAATCTGCCCAACGTCGCCGAGCAACGCTGGGCTCGCCATCCCCTGGTTTATCTCATGGAGGCAGCAGACGACATCTGTTACGGCCTGATCGATCTGGAAGACGGTCTCGAGATGGAGCTGCTGGAGTATTCGGAAGTCGAAGCGCTGTTGCTGGACTTGGTGGGCGATGACATTCCGGAAACCTATCGTCAGCTGGGCCCCAGGGATTCAAGGCGGCGTAAACTGGCCATTCTGCGTGGCAAGGCGATCGAGCACCTGACCAATGCGGCCGCTGGTGCCTTCGTCGAGCAGCAGAACAACCTGCTTCGTGGCGAGTTGCATGGCGACCTGGTCGAGCACATGCATGGGCCGGCCAAGGAGTGCGTACTGCAGGCGAAGGCGATGGCGCGGCAGAAAATTTTTCAGGACAAGCGCAAAACCCTGCATGAGATTGGCGCCTACACAACGCTCGAAATACTGCTCAATGCATTTTGCGGCGCAGCACTGGAACAGCATCGCGGCGGCACTCCCTCGTTCAAGAATCAGCGGATCCTCGACCTGCTCGGACGCAGCGCGCCCTCTCCCGAGCTGCCGCTCTATCAGTCATTCCTGCGCATGATCGACTTCATCGCGGGCATGACCGATAGCTACGCCACGGAGATGGCCGGCGAGATGACCGGCCGCTCCAGCCCGGTCTGA
- a CDS encoding phage holin family protein: MEAKPGNEAPKPSLKKLGGAFVGLLQGHLELVGIEVQEEKARTFRLFLLAGISLILGLLILVGLSAAIVIAFWETQPIAAILTLCAIYAVVMIICVSRAASLAKQCAAPFQATLEELERNRERLLP; encoded by the coding sequence ATGGAAGCGAAGCCCGGCAACGAGGCCCCCAAACCATCGCTGAAGAAGCTGGGCGGCGCATTCGTCGGCCTGCTCCAGGGACACCTGGAGCTGGTGGGCATCGAGGTTCAGGAAGAGAAAGCTCGTACTTTTCGGCTGTTTCTCCTGGCTGGGATCAGCCTGATTCTCGGCTTACTGATTCTGGTAGGGCTTTCCGCAGCGATCGTCATCGCCTTTTGGGAGACACAACCGATCGCGGCGATTCTTACGTTATGCGCGATCTATGCGGTGGTGATGATTATCTGCGTAAGCCGCGCCGCTTCGCTCGCCAAACAATGTGCCGCACCGTTTCAGGCCACGCTTGAAGAACTGGAGCGCAACCGGGAGCGTTTATTGCCATGA